Genomic window (Phragmites australis chromosome 5, lpPhrAust1.1, whole genome shotgun sequence):
GGAATTATGACtagggaaaattgcaaaaatccaCCTGCAACTTTGGGGGTTTGTAAAAAAACTGCAACTTTTTCTCCAGTCTCCCACTCACAACTTTAGgggtttgtcaaaaaaaaaacctatgcCCGTTGACCCCACGATGTGGTGCATGCATGACTTTCTAGGGTTTCTAGGGTGTCGTAGTGATATCTAGCTTCACATCCGACATATCGGGGAGCATTTAAATGGGTCTAGCTTTTCATTATTTGGGCTCCCTACTCACATGCTTTTGAATATTCATCCTATTGAAGTGTACAAAACTAGAGTGGCAGATCCAATTTAATGGTTCAGGAGACTATAAAAAATGATTCTAGAAGCCACTGTTTTATTTTGGAAGTCACACAAGCAGCATATCATGCGGTCAAACAATGCTAGGGAGGTATTTGACGCCAAATAAGAGTTGCAGGGGGTTGACTGATAAAAAACAAGTTCTTGGATTTTTTGACAAACCCCCAAAGTTGCAAGtgggtttttgcaattttcccttATGACTAAgataaaaaccaaaaaaaaaagtagaataGGGGAGAAGAATACCCATAGTGTCCAAAAGGGATCCAAGTGTGCATGAACGACTTTCTCTGAAATTTGATATGTATTTcctgttttaaaaaataaattaatcaaTACTGCCTGTGGTTGATCTAAGAGAATCTCAGATGAATGCGACTGGTTTGCAGTACATAATGCTCAAGGTTTCTCAAGCAAattactaaaaatagaaaaaaacgGTTGCTCATGCCTGTAATGGTCCTCATGTTGAcaagcacaagcatttatattcTACAGCAATGGGGCTATTCGGACCACCAATCAAGTATTCTGGGTCAGTATTGTTATATTTTATATGATACATCCAACAGACTAACGTTGCCAAACTTTTTTGGAACTGTTCACAGTCCTGTTGATACCCAATTTACTatcctttttttgtttaattAACATATTGAAAACTCCTTTATCACTTGGCATCACTTAGTTTGACAAAATTATCAAGTTTCACAATTAGaatacaaaaaagaaaaggattccTCCAAAATATATTATCACGAAAATATAGTTGAATGGGACCGAAGACTACATCATAGTTCCTGTAAGATAATTCAGGAAAGTTGCAACTGATATTCTTTCAAGATTTAAACACTCCTGTTGTACACAATAATTTTACAGCAATTGACTTTCAGTAAATATAAAATCAATGAACTCACCATCTGTTTGCATCGCGACgctcataattttttatagtgtCTTCTAGTTCAAGGGCTTCCATGACATAAGTCATATACTCACTGCACAATCACAACACAGTTAAAATCTACCAGTTAAATAGTGCAGCTGCAGTCACACCTTCAATATTGTTTGTTATACTCTAGGATTTACTGCTGAATAGGTTTCCATcaaaactgcatgtgtcatacTTGACAATCCACATTACCAAATGAAATATATCATCTAATGGTTTATCCTATAATACCTTTTGCACCTATAATACTCCTCATGGGCCCTCCTGAGTTGCTGCCGAAGCGTGGCCATTGATTTATCATCAGTGTCATAGTCCATATCATTTTCGCCTAATCTACCACCAGAAGGTTTAAAGGATGGATCATCCCGCAGCTGAGATGGACATAAAATCATAAGTTATTTTGCATAATAGCaatattttaaattcaaattccacCAGATTGCAGCAGTACCATTTGAGCCAACATGTTGTCAATAATGTCCATATAAGGCCTCAAAAGGTCACGTTTTGACATTTGATTCGAAGTGGCTTGAGCAACCTGGAACAGGAACACCACTTCGGCATAATGCAAGAATAATGTAACTTATCActtaataatttatttataaaatatacttACAACAATtgcatttgaatattcttgatGAGCATTATCAAGCTTTACAGCCATCTTGGCAACTCTATGAGAAAGTACTTTTTGGCGGTGAGACCAGTCTGCATTTTTCCAAATATTCCTTGGAATTTCACTCAATCCAAAACCAAGAAGAAAAGCACCAGTCACCAGTCCAAAGGTATTTGAGCATGCCATTGCAAATCCCACAATCCCACCATCCCTGTCAAGAAAATTTATTCCAGGTCAACACTCTACTAGATAAAAAGTTTAAATGATAGCCAGTTTCGGAACAAATATTTCTCAAGAGCTCAAGGCAACAGCATCATTCATTCGGATGAAAGCAGTATTTTGATGGTACCATTGATTATATTGTTCATTTTATGAATCAAATGTGATTACGCAGCGCTAACCTTGGCAATTAAATGCAGTGTTTGTACTGCCTTGTGTTGAATCTTATAAGGGTATTTCAGCAAAACATTTCACCACTAGCTTGGCAACAACACCAATACAATAAATAAAAGCTGAAAATAATGATGTTCCGAGGACAAAATGGTTGATAAAATTTAAGCGACATTGCAAAAGGCTATGTTCACACATCAGACTGGTAGTGGAACATGGAAGCTCGAGTGAAGATCGATACATACCAAGCTCTATGCATGATTAAGAGTAGTATGAGTCCAATAAGACCAATGACTCCCACAATTGAATAAAAGAGCAGGTTCATATGAATACTAGTTTTCAGCCTTTCTTTGACGGTGAAATCTCCTGCATCTTCATAGCCCTGAATAGTAGGAACTACAGCCCTGTTTAAAGACATAAGCACAATCCTTATTTAGGGATATCAACTATCAAGACTGATGCAAACGATCTGAATAAATAATAGTTTATCCAATACAAATTTAGATTGAAGGTCCTAGCAAATCATAACTACAATTGTATAACTGAACTGACACCCAAAGACTGCATTGAGCTGTCCCACTAGAAACAGAGTAAGCTGGCAACCGTACATCCAGCACTAGCTTAAATACCTTGAAAGATCTAGCAGGTAATAGaagttgtaacttgtaagtACATAAATAGGGAAAGAATATTCCAGCGTTTTGCTTTTTGCAGACCATACAATACATAGCCAGTGTTTTTCCATGTACCAACCTAGTTAAGATAAAGCCAAAAGAGCTGCATTGATGCCCAAAGAGTGATTTGCTAAATCATTGCAGTTCTGTGGCAAATGATGAAGCAgcataaaaaaaggaaattttgcATTTTGAAAATTGTGCTGAcatgttgcaacttgcaacGGCATATGTCAACTCATCAAATAGTTGTTGTAGATGCCACTAAGATCAGGAATAATGCAACTACAGGGAGGCAGCTATACAAGGCATGTTTGTAGCATACCATGTTAAGATAAACGTGCTCCAATATGACCAGCTCCAAAAGAATCCAATGGCACCCTTCTCACTGCCAGTTAATGTCTGCAAGTGAGATGATGTAAGAGTTTAGGCCTAAGAAATAGATGAAGACAGTTTTCCAGCACAGAACATGAATAAAGATTACAAAGTTCGTCACACAGATAAAGTAATTTATATATgtattaatattatttaaaggATATATTGTAATTTCTTGAAGTTTAGAAAGATATAAACATCAAGAGTTTACATGTGCTTAAACCTAGTTATCAAATATATAGGCCAAATGGCAGGCTGATTCCATTCCATAGGCCTCAGGTTTGGCCATAAGGACAAAAACATTGACATCGACATGTATGTGAGTGTATCCACATAACACTAAGACATGCTAACTTTCTTAATCTAGGGTTTATCACTAGCGAAAGATAACCTGATCTCTCAACATTTCCACTGCAACTGATCTCTGTGACTGGAGGAACTAATTGAGAAGATGCTCCGCCTTTTGGCAGCTACAGAGAGGAGGTCGACACCAATGCTTTCACGGTGCTCGGTCTGAAGAGACTTGTGAATCTGGACCATGTATTCTGAAGAAGTTAACATGTTTTGATGCCTGGTTAATGTTTTAGTACAATTGTTTGGTACTTTAGTTTGTATCTGTTGAATGTTGCTGCTTGCTGCAGCAGGATTATAACTCTAAACTAGAGGGATGCTATGCAGATAATTTTCCCCATTTTGTATGTGACTGCACTGCACTAGACATCAAATTTGTACAGATGAAACTGAAAGGAGACCTATTCTTAAGGGAAAAAGTTagcacaaacaaaaaaaaaatgcttccaGAGTGTCAAGTTGTCGGAATCTAACAAAATGGTGAATGTCATGAGTCAATTTGAATTGCTGATTTACTAGGTTAACTCCGCAGTGAACGTTGGACCAAACGTTGATTGAAGAGGTGACATCAGGGGACTGTAGATGATTATGTGATAACCAGCTGTGAAGAATCAAATAGTGTAGACACAGACTTCTCGGAAGCTAATTGGGGTCAGGCAGACCATACACAATCCTCCTATGGTGTCAATTTGCCTATGTAAGTTGTTTCCACTGCATATGTAAGAACTATGAAATGAACCGGTGCTTCTGTGATGGACGGCAGGGGTGAATCCTGTTTCTCAGACCTCATTCCGCAGCAAGACACAACAATTCAAATGCGTACTtcacagaagaagaaaaaatcccCTCCAAGCCCTAACAAGCCTCCCAGTTCAAATTTCGGGTGCAATCCGCGCATACAGCCTAATTGCGCGAAACTACAACACTCAGTTACCTCCGTCTGGCGGATCTAACCGCACCGACGGCTAAACACGGTGACGGTCGGAACCGGGGGCGGGGATGGGGAGAGGGGGAGACGAGGCGAGGGATCTGACCGTCCAGATGTCGGCGGGGACGAGGATGATGAAGGAGAGGGAGCAGAACCAGGCGTATCCGACGGTGGCGACGACATAGCGCGGCACGGCGGGGCCGGCGAAGTAGCTGAGCGTGACGACGACCATGCCCAGCGTGAGGGGCAGCGATATCAGGTAGAACACCCACATCTCGACACCCTCCGCTCCCccgcggcgacggccggaggaggagtgggtgaaccggaggaggaggacgaggaggtggtggagtcAGGCCGGCTCAGAACCGGAAGCTTCTCCGTGTCGCGGCAGGCGGGTGGAGGTGGGGCCCGCGAGATCGGGGTGCTCTTTTGTCTCCGGAGAAGTGGAGAAGCGCACGGCGGGGGAAGAAGAAGGTGTTGGTGGGCCGAACAGGAATTGTTCGGTGGAGTATAGAAATGACGGTACGAGGGGATTACTGGCTCGCACGCAAAGATTGGATCCATTGTCAAGCGAACAAGGTCAGATTATGTGTTTGTGGGTGATTTGACTCTTTTAACATTAAAAATTAGGCTTCGCTTTAAACGTTAAAAATTAAGAACAAGTTCTAAATTAATTATGAAATCTCTAAAAACAAAGCAGGTAAGCTCTTCCACATTGTTTATGGACCAACTAGCTAAGGGTTTGTgcgttataataaaaatataaatattagacataATAATATCAAGCATAAACTCAAGATATGGAATGTGAATGTGTCATGCGAGTACAGTCAAATGAATATGTCGAAAGTGataccgtagtttgatttcaaattAGATCAAAAAAGATAAAGATGTTATCTgctaatttttctcataatttcttcatttatttttattagtaaagcaGGTCACATATCTATAGCCAATAATGAAGCGAAGAGATTGGAGGATAAGGATAGATggtaaaaattgataaattatttaaattttagagaattttattAGATAGGAGTATAGTAGGAAGAAGAGgtgtgttttatatagtaaagatataatgatttttttactcTTTTCACTCCTTGTTTCAGGTCAAGAAATTGACTATACTTAAATTTATTTAACTGTTAATGAACTTTTCACATTGTTAGTTTTTTTACTTATCAAAGATTCTGATCTGAAGTGTAATTCTCAGCTCAATGTATAAACGATATTTCCAACTTTGAATAATTCAAAAATTGCTTAGAAAACTGCAACCTTTACAGCCTGCCCTGGTACAGGCGTACAGCAGTCTATTATGCTATATTTCTGGAAGCATCTAAATATGCTGTTTGGCAGCTAGAGATATCTGGGTGCAGTGATTTCATccctgttaaaaaaaaaagcctaGTTTTATAGCCTGAATTAAGTAGCATTTTTTagcatatttattccaagtatCCATTGTAGACAATTGGAATTTCCTTTTATTTTGGTGAATACAGTTCTCACTTTTTGTATCGCCTATGGATGACTTTTTATGGCAGCTGTTACGCTTACGCCTTTGAGTTGCCGCTCAACGAAGTCCCTTCTTGTGCTTCTTTGTTGTAGCgattaagaagaaaaaagggaaaGCAATGTGTCCTTACAAGACCTATTGATATTTCTTTTCTAGTTTAGTTGATGATTTCTACCTCAGGCattttaaaatttgaactgAATGAAAATGGACTTAAGCCTTCAGGTTATAACCAGAGCATGCGCACTGAATAGGCTGCAATTTTTAAGATATATGCACTGATTCTCCATTACTAAATTTGATCATTTTCTACAGTGCTATGATGGAAAGTAACTCTTATGCTAGCATATTATCGTAGAGAAGCTGGGAAAAAAATCTTGCCTGGTCTTCGAATTCAATTTTGGATCACTTTCATAATCCAATAGACAAGGTTTTTGACCTTTTTGTTGATATTCATGTTGCATTCTTACTCTAAATCCATTTTATGCCTAAACCTGTGTGCTCTTCATTCCTTGCACTATTTAAAACAATGTATTCATACTCTTCATTCCTTTATATAAGGAAATTTATTATTATAAGTAATAAAGACTGGCAAAGCTTCTGATATATGAGATGTTTCCAGAATCATCCTGTAACACCCTACCTCCAACTGAGCCTAATCATctgaaaataggaaattttagCAGCATTTCCTCTGAAGAGCGGTATAACTGACCATAAGAAACAAATCTTAGACAGCCAAAACAGATATAACCATCATATAAATaaccttcacgacgctaccagcgtcccACCACAACATATACCAAAACCATCGCCAACCCATCAACAAAGCTCAACTCAATCACCGGGTGACTATCGGCTTTGTGGTGAGGGCGTGCGTGCAACTACCCAGATCCAACCCCAATGCACGTCAGcaactaaacatacctgtaaaagatttaacagagggtgagacaagctcagcaagtaacagctatgtatataaacacatctcactttATCTTGAAAGTATTTGGAAATACACATCCTTCTCACATCAACAAGCCAAAAACTCATGGTTTTTAAAGAGGTTTTTACTTTCAGAATATTTGTCGAGGAAACGTCAAACTCCAACCCGTTCTTTCACCCAAAATGGCATTCAAATCCccagaattctgtattctccaaaaatcataaagagAGATGTATGAATgtcatgatgcaactccatttgagagttggacgatgccaacatctcatgcaactccatgtaccggtacgaatcacgcacgatggcagtgatcggcctttatcaccatatgaagtgcataaatgcatatgtatgcatgtgaattgacgtcaattctttatttctttttgaatagCTCAAgataaaaaccacaactgattcatgaaaACAAACTGATTTCATGAAGATAAAGGTACAATCCAGATTAATAAGGAAAGCattgatttaaataatcaaaAGCAACGACATCCATAGTTTAAATggatttgaaaataaaaccatatatttcaaatttctgtttgcaaaagaagtaagacatgaatataaacatagtaTAGAACCACACCCCCAAGTTACTTGCCTTTCACCAAAAGCGACGAAagaaattcgatcaagaacgcccAAAAGCAGCACCACCTGTACAAGAatgttattagcactaaaacacattcgaagcacataaaatatgaagcgtcaaccctACGTCGGAAAACGTCGCATCTACGCCGACATTTCGGACAACTGAACAGAGagctgtatcacatgaaatgatacgctATTTCCAATTTAGGGTTGAACCAAAATCCTCATTACTTAGATTTCACTTCGAAGAACTGAATACTGcaactcggatgtcgtatcttcgagtCAACCACGATTATCAAAATGAATCGAACTAttgatcatatgaaatgatacgacacgaaTTAACTGATTGGTTAATCCAACCACGAacgtccagaaattaccgagaattcGCCTTCGAAAGTTTGACGATGAATCCGACGAAATTCCGAAAATTTCCAACTTCttccctctttttttcttttcttttctcttttttttctttttctttttctttctctttttttcttcttcttcttccttcctctttcttctttcttttctttccttccttttctttcctagcTTCTTCTCTGCTCTGCGTCGCTGGCCGTTTCGGCCGGCTGGGCTTCGGCGACACAccgagggggagggggaggcgccggcggcggcggctggcagcggcgggcgcggcgcggcagcggcggcgccggcgacagcagcagcacgcacggcgacggccggcggcgcggcgcagcagcagcacggcGGCGCAGCTGGCACGGGAGCTCGGCGGCCGGCGGCAGGAGCAGCGCAGTGGCAGCAAGcaacaggagagagagagagagagagagagagagagagagagagaaaacgcGAGAGAGCGAGAAGCCTCTGGATGGGTCGGGGTGACGACCGATCCATCCGGCTTtatcgtttttttttaaaaaaacgaaTGGTCTAAActtattgggctcgctacgggtctcaaagtgcccggaacggacgtatgaatagcaaaatgggttcgtctcgacgagatgaacgcaaccacggtctccgatcgtcgaTACGAGCctcggatcaaaaagtcaaatttggtcaactctctcttcttcttttttccaaaaaaacagTATTACACATCCCCCCGTACATATTGTATCTTATGTATGGTTGGTCGATTACTATTTAGACAAATTGCAGTTTCTTTCTGGATATGCCTCTTTTAGTATTGTAATGCTCCGGTTCCTTAATGTTTCTAGTTTGGAGTCGTGCGGCCTAAGTGTTTCGGTATAATAGGATTAATCTCATAATGGTAATTTAAATAGATTCATGCTAATTTATAAGTATTTGTGTTTCAAGCATAGCACATCTAGATTAATCTTTTTACACAAAACGAGTATGAAAGTATAAGAGGGATACTATGCATACATCGGCCCATCTGACATGGAAACTATAATGTAAGCGATTATAAAGACAGTGTATAAGCAAGGGCGGATCCACCGCTAGGGCGAGCCCGGGCGGCCGCCCGAGCTCCTCGGCGGTggactccctctctccctcatggATTTTCAGAGGATTTATCGATTTTCGACGGCGTG
Coding sequences:
- the LOC133918097 gene encoding uncharacterized protein LOC133918097, encoding MSDGPISRASCAAVLLLRRAAGRRRACCCCRRRRRCRAAPAAASRRRRRLPLPLGVSPKPSRPKRPATQSREEARKEKEGKKRKKKEEGRRRRKKEKEKEKEKKEKRKEKKREEVGNFRNFVGFIVKLSKANSRWCCFWAFLIEFLSSLLVKGMFSC